In a single window of the Leopardus geoffroyi isolate Oge1 chromosome D2, O.geoffroyi_Oge1_pat1.0, whole genome shotgun sequence genome:
- the LOC123577292 gene encoding uncharacterized protein LOC123577292 has product MVIKNIKAVIRVYWTRTIKLPISHSYWKSPAFLLTKTITHKVFTFKRNVRRIKPSGESVRTLFEVPNLEYKGRLSVLYSSPETFRLSSCPRDRRAKEGTPLPPRPPISPSGSQAWLKNLRHRAAELQRRPSASFVLDLGVERLRRHWLSSPSSSLSHLGNLRQKSLAVPPAQGSPAETAEYRDQRNSGEDLVGGHNERKMKKERKWKYPHSPEENKTTNM; this is encoded by the exons atggttattaaaaatataaag GCTGTTATCAGAGTTTACTGGACCCGAACGATTAAGTTGCCCATTTCACATTCCTACTGGAAGTCACCCGCTTTCCTTCTTACAAAAACAATCACCCACAAAGTCTTTACGTTTAAGAGAAATGTGAGAAGAATAAAACCCTCTGGAGAATCAGTACGTACTCTTTTCGAAGTTCCAAATCTGGAATATAAGGGCCGGCTAAGCGTCCTTTATTCCTCCCCGGAGACTTTTCGTTTATCTAGCTGCCCTAGAGACCGGAGAGCTAAGGAGGGTAcgccccttcccccccgcccccccatctctCCGTCCGGCAGCCAAGCCTGGCTTAAAAACCTTCGCCACCGGGCGGCGGAATTACAAAGGAGGCCGTCTGCCTCCTTTGTCCTGGATTTGGGAGTTGAGCGCCTTCGTCGCCATTGGCTTtcctcccccagctccagccTCTCTCATCTTGGGAATCTGCGTCAGAAGTCACTCGCAGTCCCGCCAGCCCAGGGTAGCCCAGCCGAAACTGCGGAG TACAGAGATCAGAGGAACTCCGGAGAGGATCTTGTTGGAGGCcataatgagagaaaaatgaaaaaggagaggaaatggaaGTACCCACACTCCCCAGAGGAAAACAAGACAACAAATATGTAA